In a single window of the Papaver somniferum cultivar HN1 chromosome 8, ASM357369v1, whole genome shotgun sequence genome:
- the LOC113301394 gene encoding RING-H2 finger protein ATL13-like — translation MITKMKWVFSQRHVLSPSQQPFLLLSESTTTSSSPPPPVLVTNNSFDVGNKISPSILLIIIILAVIFFISGLLHLLVRFLFRPTIRDPEDSDNVTALQGQLQQLFHLHDAGVDQSYIDTLPVFFYNAIMGIKKYPFDCAVCLCEFEDDDKLRLLPKCSHAFHLECIDTWLLSHSTCPLCRGSLLPDFSLSDNCSPLVYVLESGSESSREISTDHRDATAITTSVEGRTSSNLGIHRENESGASCNNISKKFSEILVKDDVVPVVGSVRLDEKVVSVKLGKFRNVDVVVGGGGEGSTSTTNNSKIDSRRCFSMGSFEYVMDETSALQVSIRPLARKDTSKKQMKPGYRSTMSECDGNSCREGFKGFEPLKNTEIHGVNNKKMCKENSVQRSKNESFSISKIWLRTKKEKPSSVGDSSRRASSFRFALGRPNVADELKMKQHNNNNNNNTSSRTSSEIDMGRWDHCVSELDDEEVGSRNSLDSQSNLPSFARRTLLWLGGGGRQNKVVHSSPNV, via the coding sequence ATGATTACAAAAATGAAGTGGGTTTTTTCTCAAAGGCATGTCCTTTCTCCATCTCAAcaaccatttcttcttctttctgaaTCAACTACTACATCTTCAAGCCCACCTCCGCCAGTTCTTGTTACTAATAATAGTTTTGATGTAGGAAACAAAATTAGTCCTAGTATTTTACTTATAATCATCATTCTTGCAGTTATCTTTTTTATATCTGGTTTACTTCATCTTCTAGTTAGATTTCTTTTCAGACCCACCATTAGAGACCCTGAAGATTCAGACAATGTAACAGCTTTACAAGGACAGCTACAGCAACTGTTTCATCTACATGATGCTGGTGTGGATCAATCTTATATAGATACACTTCCTGTTTTCTTTTATAATGCTATAATGGGTATCAAGAAGTATCCATTTGATTGTGCTGTTTGTTTATGTGAATTCGAAGATGATGATAAACTTAGATTACTACCAAAATGTAGTCATGCTTTTCATCTTGAATGCATTGATACATGGCTTTTGTCTCACTCTACTTGTCCACTATGTAGAGGCAGTTTACTTCCTGATTTCTCTCTGAGCGATAATTGTTCTccacttgtttatgttcttgaatCTGGTAGTGAGAGTTCCAGAGAAATATCAACAGATCATAGAGATGCAACTGCTATTACTACTTCTGTTGAAGGAAGAACAAGTTCCAACTTGGGTATTCATAGAGAAAACGAATCAGGGGCTTCTTGTAATAATATTTCCAAGAAATTCAGTGAGATACTCGTGAAAGACGATGTGGTTCCCGTCGTTGGGTCGGTTCGGCTGGATGAAAAAGTTGTTTCTGTTAAGCTTGGGAAGTTTAGGAATGTGGATGTTGTtgtaggaggaggaggagaaggtaGCACGAGTACTACTAATAACAGTAAGATTGATTCTAGGAGGTGTTTCTCGATGGGGTCTTTCGAGTATGTGATGGATGAAACTTCAGCTCTGCAGGTTTCTATTAGACCTCTTGCAAGAAAAGACACCAGTAAGAAGCAAATGAAGCCAGGTTATAGGTCTACCATGTCAGAATGTGATGGTAATTCATGTAGAGAAGGATTTAAAGGATTTGaaccattgaagaacactgaaatTCATGGTGTCAACAATAAAAAGATGTGCAAGGAAAATTCAGTGCAAAGGAGCAAGAACGAAAGCTTTTCGATCTCAAAAATATGGCTTAGAACAAAGAAAGAAAAGCCATCATCGGTCGGCGATTCTTCGAGAAGGGCCTCTTCGTTTAGGTTTGCGTTGGGTCGTCCAAATGTTGCTGATGAGTTAAAGATGAAgcaacataataataataataacaacaataCTAGCAGCAGGACTAGTTCAGAGATCGACATGGGAAGATGGGATCACTGTGTCAGTGaattagatgatgaagaagtaggAAGCCGGAATAGTTTGGATTCGCAGTCGAATTTGCCATCTTTTGCTAGGAGGACATTGCTTTGGCTTGGCGGTGGTGGAAGACAAAATAAGGTGGTTCACTCATCTCCTAACGTCTGA